The Halotia branconii CENA392 region CATCATAGTGCGCTTTACCAATTCACTAACCCGCAACTTCCCACAGTTAACGGCACTTTACCTTCTGAGAGTTTGCTTATTACTATTCGGCGCGATATTGTCGGCGGGATGCATGAAGATATTGATATTACCAACCATCACTTAGAGGCGGTTGAGTTTCAACTGATGCTAGCGATACGTGCGGATTTTGCAGATATCTTTGAGGTGAAAGCAAAGAATATTTTGACAAGGGGAGAGACAGTCACAACCTGGAAAGATGGCATCCTCTCTACCGAGTACCGTAACGGTGATTTTTTACGAGGTATTATCACTGAGTCAGTTTGTGCAACTTCCACAGCAAGGTATGCTAACGGTCGTTTAATATTTGATGTAGCGATCGCTCCTGGTGAATCATGGCATACCTGTATTAACTTTACAGCCAAAGCCAACGGAGATGTTCTCAAACCTCAACAAACTTGTGCTGTGTCTCACAGTACCAAAGCTGGAAAAGTTAGGGATGAATTTCTCACTAATGCTACAAAGATGCGATCGTCGAATGCACAGATACAAGAATTTTATCAACAGGCGATCGTCGATATGGGAGCGCTGCGGATTGAAGTCAATGATAACGACCAGCAATTTTGGATGCCGGCTGCTGGTATACCTTGGTTTATGGCAGTCTTTGGACGTGACTCGATAATTACCAGCTTGCAAACAATGGCAATTTACCATGATTTTGCTCGTGGTACGCTTGTCAGGTTGGCTCAACTACAAGCAACCCAGTTAGATGACTGGCACGATGCCCAACCAGGAAAGATGCTGCATGAACTGCGTCATGATGAGTTAACTAACATCAAGCAACTTCCCTATAATCCTTACTACGGCACAGTAGATACCACCATTCTTTGGATTATCACTTTAGCCCAAACTTATTCTTGGAATGCCGACCTTGGTATGTTGGATGAGTGCCGAACGCCACTAGAAAAAGCATTAACCTGGATTGATCAATACGGTGACTTTGATGGCGATGGATTTGTTGAATATTTAACTCGTTCATCAAAAGGATTACGTAATCAAGGCTGGAAAGATTCTGGTGATGCAATAGTTTATCCGAATGGTCAGTTAGTTGAACCACCAATAGCTTTATGTGAATTACAAGGCTATATGTATGATGCGTGGCTAAAAGCAGCTTTCATTTATGATGTGTGGGGAGAAAAAGAGCAAGCAAAAAAATTACGCCAAAAAGCAGAAAAATTATATCAACGATTTAACGAACAATTTTGGATTGAATCAGAAAACTTTTACTGTCTTGGTTTAGATAATAACAAGCAGCAAATCCAATCAATTGCCTCTAATCCTGGACATCTTTTATGGTCTGGCATTGTACCTCCAGAACGAGCCAACAAAGTTGTTGAGCGACTGTTTCAACAAGATATGTGGTGCGGTTGGGGTGTGCGGACTCTTTCATCTCAAAATTCAGCTTACAACCCCATTAGTTATCAACGGGGTAGTGTTTGGCCGCACGATAACTCGATTATTGCCGCAGGATTAAAGCGATACGGCTACCACCAACAAGTAAACCAGATTGCTGAAGGGATTTTTGCTGCTGCTAGTTATTTTCAAGCTGGGCGAATGCCAGAATTGTTTGCAGGAATCGAACGCCAAAATAATAACTTTCCTGTACCTTATCCAGATGCTAATATACCCCAAGCTTGGGCTGCCGGCTCGATTCTTTTACTGATTAGTACTATTTTAGGACTCGCAGCCGATGCACCACAGAAAAAGTTAAAAGTAAAGCCTAGTTTACCAGATTGTTTGCCAGATTTAGAACTCACAAATCTTAGTGTAGGAGACGCTACAGTTGCATTACGATTTTGGCAAGCAGGCAAACAAACTCAATGGGAAGTTACTTCTTTAGCAGGTGAATTAAAAGTTATTGACTAAAATTCAACAATAGTAATTACGAACTTGTACTGAGCGAAGTCGAAGTATTACGAATTATAAACTAGGCTCATGGCAACAGATTCATCTAAAAAAACCATCTTTGCGGCGATGGGGGCTAACTTAGCGATCGCTATTACTAAATTTATCGCCGCTGCCATTACTGGCAGTTCCGCCATGATATCTGAAGGTATTCATTCAATTGTAGATACTGGCGACCAATTATTACTTTTGCTGGGAGTTAGCAGGAGTCAAAAGCCAGCAGATGAAAGCCATCCTTTTGGGTATGGTCAAGAACTTTATTTTTGGACTTTAATCGTTGCTATCCTCATCTTTTCTATTGGTGGGGGAATGTCAATTTACGAAGGAATCACTCATTTAATTAACCCCAGCCCTTTGGAAGATCCGATGTGGAATTATGTTGTACTAGGTGCAGCAATATTGTTTGAGGGCTTTTCTTGGACTGTAGCTTTAAAAGAGTTTTTGCCGACCAAGGGAAAACAAAATTTTTGGCAAGCAATTAAAAATAGTAAAGATCCAACAGTATTTACTGTATTATTTGAAGATTCTGCGGCAATTTTGGGCTTACTTGTTGCCCTGATCGGAATTTTTTTAGGACATCTATTCAATAACGTTTATTTTGATGGCATCGCCTCGATTATTATTGGTATTATTTTAGCTATAGTAGCAGTAGTACTAGCCAGAGAAAGTAAAGGCTTATTAGTTGGTGAAAGTGCCGATCCTCAAACCATAGCAAATATTCGCTCTTTATCAAAAACAGAACCAGGAGTACAAAATGTAGTGCGTGTACTCACAATGCAACTTGCTCCGCAGGAAGTATTACTCAACTTAGAAATCCAGTTTTCTCAAAATCTGACAGGTGAAGAGATCGCATCGACTGTAGATAGTTTAGAAGCAAAAATTCGCCAACAGCATCCTGAAATCAAACAAATCTTTATTGAAGCCAAATCTTTAACTACTACTCGTAAACTTTCTCAACCTTTTTAATAAAAACCTACTACAAAATTACAAATCCAAAGACTTCA contains the following coding sequences:
- a CDS encoding amylo-alpha-1,6-glucosidase, with amino-acid sequence MPTKVTVNSNLITINDGSSFLVTASDGSIDDNQAQGFFVCDTRLISYYEISLNRYPLVLLASSNITHHSALYQFTNPQLPTVNGTLPSESLLITIRRDIVGGMHEDIDITNHHLEAVEFQLMLAIRADFADIFEVKAKNILTRGETVTTWKDGILSTEYRNGDFLRGIITESVCATSTARYANGRLIFDVAIAPGESWHTCINFTAKANGDVLKPQQTCAVSHSTKAGKVRDEFLTNATKMRSSNAQIQEFYQQAIVDMGALRIEVNDNDQQFWMPAAGIPWFMAVFGRDSIITSLQTMAIYHDFARGTLVRLAQLQATQLDDWHDAQPGKMLHELRHDELTNIKQLPYNPYYGTVDTTILWIITLAQTYSWNADLGMLDECRTPLEKALTWIDQYGDFDGDGFVEYLTRSSKGLRNQGWKDSGDAIVYPNGQLVEPPIALCELQGYMYDAWLKAAFIYDVWGEKEQAKKLRQKAEKLYQRFNEQFWIESENFYCLGLDNNKQQIQSIASNPGHLLWSGIVPPERANKVVERLFQQDMWCGWGVRTLSSQNSAYNPISYQRGSVWPHDNSIIAAGLKRYGYHQQVNQIAEGIFAAASYFQAGRMPELFAGIERQNNNFPVPYPDANIPQAWAAGSILLLISTILGLAADAPQKKLKVKPSLPDCLPDLELTNLSVGDATVALRFWQAGKQTQWEVTSLAGELKVID
- a CDS encoding cation diffusion facilitator family transporter, which codes for MATDSSKKTIFAAMGANLAIAITKFIAAAITGSSAMISEGIHSIVDTGDQLLLLLGVSRSQKPADESHPFGYGQELYFWTLIVAILIFSIGGGMSIYEGITHLINPSPLEDPMWNYVVLGAAILFEGFSWTVALKEFLPTKGKQNFWQAIKNSKDPTVFTVLFEDSAAILGLLVALIGIFLGHLFNNVYFDGIASIIIGIILAIVAVVLARESKGLLVGESADPQTIANIRSLSKTEPGVQNVVRVLTMQLAPQEVLLNLEIQFSQNLTGEEIASTVDSLEAKIRQQHPEIKQIFIEAKSLTTTRKLSQPF